The following coding sequences are from one Deinococcus aerius window:
- a CDS encoding FAD-binding oxidoreductase → MTPEKVALTTTSPAPKPRSNGKADNALAAELTRLLGPKKVLSNLSERLNYRYDAIQFGATPLAVVLPESTADVVTAVRAARAAGVPVVGRGAASGLSGGAAPTSPGLVISFTRMTRLDIFPERREARAQAGVVTLAVTEKAKPHGLIYPPDPASFRTSTIGGNLGENAGGPLCFKYGVSGDYVKGLEFVDADGGVHELTRDAYDLAGLLIGSEGTLGLITEATLRLTPPPKYTRTLMASFPEVGACAEAVSAAIAAGAVPGKLEFMDQACTNAVEDFLAIGLPREAGAVLLVDTDGDDLGTVEEERALVEAACLNAGGTVRRAATDSESAALWQARRSVSPALGRIRPQRMNEDIVVPRSALPEVVREIRALGDASGLPLVQFGHIGDGNLHPNILFDPRRESPEAVHDLAHQIALVAIRHGGVLSGEHGIGTMKRAFMRDAVDPVTLGALRDVKRALDPTGTLNPGKILPDEDGTHAHP, encoded by the coding sequence ATGACCCCCGAGAAAGTCGCCCTCACCACCACCTCGCCCGCGCCCAAACCCCGCTCGAACGGGAAGGCGGATAACGCCCTGGCCGCCGAACTCACCCGCCTGCTGGGGCCGAAGAAGGTGCTGTCGAACCTCTCCGAGCGGCTCAATTACCGCTACGACGCGATCCAGTTCGGGGCGACGCCGCTGGCGGTCGTGTTGCCGGAGAGCACGGCGGACGTGGTGACGGCAGTACGGGCGGCTCGGGCGGCAGGGGTGCCCGTCGTGGGGCGCGGGGCGGCCAGCGGGCTGAGCGGTGGGGCGGCGCCCACATCGCCGGGCCTGGTGATCTCCTTTACCCGCATGACCCGGCTGGACATCTTCCCCGAGCGGCGCGAGGCTCGGGCACAGGCGGGCGTGGTGACCCTGGCCGTGACCGAGAAGGCGAAACCGCACGGCCTGATCTACCCGCCCGACCCGGCCTCCTTTCGCACGAGCACCATCGGCGGCAACCTCGGCGAGAACGCGGGCGGGCCGCTGTGCTTCAAGTACGGGGTGAGCGGCGACTACGTGAAGGGCTTGGAGTTCGTGGACGCGGACGGCGGCGTACATGAGTTGACCCGCGACGCCTACGACCTCGCCGGGCTCCTCATCGGCTCGGAGGGCACTTTGGGCCTGATTACCGAGGCCACGTTGCGCCTGACGCCGCCCCCCAAATACACCCGCACCCTGATGGCGAGTTTCCCCGAGGTGGGCGCCTGCGCCGAGGCGGTCAGCGCCGCCATCGCTGCCGGGGCCGTGCCGGGCAAGCTGGAGTTCATGGACCAGGCGTGTACGAACGCGGTCGAGGATTTCCTCGCCATCGGCCTGCCGAGGGAGGCGGGGGCCGTGCTGCTGGTGGACACCGACGGCGACGACCTGGGGACGGTGGAGGAGGAGCGCGCGCTCGTGGAGGCGGCCTGTCTGAACGCCGGGGGCACCGTGCGCCGCGCGGCGACCGACTCGGAGAGTGCCGCCCTGTGGCAGGCCCGCCGCAGCGTCTCGCCCGCCCTGGGCCGCATCCGCCCCCAGCGCATGAACGAGGACATCGTGGTGCCCCGCTCCGCCCTGCCGGAGGTGGTGCGGGAAATCCGCGCGCTGGGCGACGCCTCCGGCCTGCCGCTCGTGCAGTTCGGCCATATCGGGGACGGGAACCTGCACCCCAACATCCTCTTCGACCCCCGGCGCGAGTCCCCGGAGGCCGTCCACGACCTCGCCCACCAGATCGCCCTCGTCGCCATTCGCCACGGCGGGGTGCTGAGCGGCGAGCACGGCATCGGCACCATGAAACGCGCCTTCATGCGCGACGCGGTGGACCCGGTGACGCTGGGGGCGCTGCGCGACGTGAAACGCGCCCTGGACCCGACCGGAACGCTCAATCCTGGCAAGATTCTGCCCGATGAGGACGGCACCCATGCCCATCCTTGA
- a CDS encoding DUF5639 domain-containing protein: MPILDLSPGDQTITVTGDTGLLEVCAALPPGLYPPFPPVELPGGVGGLVSRGGFGQTFFFGAEVLGVTFRAPSGRVIRAGGRTVKNVQGYDLTRPFVGSFGLMGEALEVTLRLRPGLSARHVAAPGRLESLGSPTSRFAWQDGEEVHLLHFGHAREVEGALGGVPGAREVTGPLDLTSRFPEGMGVGEGAAVRDRRFGWVNGRSAPPVPPLFARVAASL, from the coding sequence ATGCCCATCCTTGACCTCTCGCCCGGGGACCAGACGATCACGGTGACGGGTGACACTGGGTTGCTGGAGGTTTGCGCGGCCCTGCCGCCCGGCCTCTACCCCCCCTTCCCGCCCGTGGAACTGCCGGGCGGGGTGGGCGGCCTGGTGTCGCGCGGCGGCTTCGGGCAGACTTTTTTCTTCGGGGCGGAGGTGCTGGGCGTGACCTTCCGCGCCCCGAGCGGGCGGGTGATCCGGGCGGGCGGGCGCACGGTCAAGAACGTGCAGGGCTACGACCTGACCCGGCCCTTCGTGGGCTCCTTCGGCCTGATGGGCGAGGCGCTGGAGGTCACGCTGCGGCTGCGCCCCGGCCTGAGCGCGCGGCACGTCGCGGCCCCCGGCAGGTTAGAGTCCCTCGGCTCACCGACCTCCCGCTTCGCCTGGCAGGACGGGGAGGAGGTCCACCTCCTGCACTTCGGCCACGCCCGCGAGGTGGAGGGGGCGCTGGGCGGAGTGCCGGGCGCGCGGGAGGTGACTGGACCCCTCGACCTGACCTCCCGTTTCCCCGAAGGGATGGGTGTGGGCGAGGGCGCAGCGGTGCGCGACCGCCGGTTTGGCTGGGTCAATGGACGCTCGGCCCCACCCGTCCCGCCCCTGTTCGCGCGGGTCGCCGCCTCCCTGTAA
- the surE gene encoding 5'/3'-nucleotidase SurE produces MTHPPRPDRPRILVANDDGIFSPGIKALALALADVGDVVVVAPDVEQSAVGHGITIRRPLRFKHTASAGFGEIPAYRVDGTPADCVVLGVHLLGRPDLVVSGINLGPNLGDDLTHSGTVAAAIEGLALGLPAIAFSQRSGEGGEYSFTAGAAYAARLAREVLERGLPPRVLLNVNFPAPPARGVRVTRVGEHRWEDSIVTRLDPEGREYHWVAGASRAPDAHDLDTDYGAVQAGYISVTPVRLDLTARDLLGEVADYVPEV; encoded by the coding sequence ATGACCCACCCGCCACGTCCCGACCGTCCCCGCATCCTCGTCGCCAATGACGACGGCATCTTCTCGCCCGGCATCAAGGCGCTCGCCCTCGCCCTGGCCGATGTGGGAGACGTGGTGGTCGTCGCGCCCGACGTGGAGCAGTCGGCGGTGGGGCACGGCATCACCATCCGCCGCCCGCTACGGTTCAAGCACACGGCCTCGGCAGGCTTCGGGGAAATTCCCGCCTACCGGGTGGACGGCACCCCCGCCGATTGCGTGGTGCTGGGCGTTCACTTGCTCGGGCGGCCCGATCTGGTCGTCAGCGGCATCAACCTGGGGCCGAACCTGGGCGACGACCTGACCCATTCGGGCACGGTCGCGGCGGCTATCGAGGGGCTGGCGCTGGGGCTGCCCGCCATCGCCTTCAGCCAGCGCTCCGGCGAGGGCGGTGAGTACAGCTTCACGGCGGGGGCCGCCTACGCCGCCCGGCTGGCGCGCGAGGTGCTGGAGCGGGGCCTGCCGCCGCGCGTGCTGTTGAACGTCAATTTCCCCGCTCCCCCGGCCCGGGGCGTGCGGGTCACCCGGGTGGGCGAACACCGCTGGGAGGATTCCATCGTGACCCGATTGGACCCCGAGGGCCGCGAGTACCACTGGGTCGCCGGAGCCAGCCGCGCCCCCGACGCGCACGATCTGGACACCGACTACGGCGCGGTCCAAGCGGGCTACATCAGCGTGACCCCGGTGCGGCTGGACCTGACGGCCCGCGACCTGCTGGGCGAGGTCGCGGACTACGTGCCGGAGGTGTAG
- a CDS encoding permease prefix domain 1-containing protein, with amino-acid sequence MRETEAYLNRATLGLWGQKRRDARTELRGAVEDKVYRYRLLGLGEAEALRAALRDLGSPHAIARDLNRVHTLPQAVRAALLAGVATLLGVQALAQVPTVRAVPDPRIQTCTYDEAFLKQLPQKDADDLRRRLAQPGGRAALEAECRAHVSPTPANHLLLLSDLIAALRTGGVTVKTIADTRLELGFPGEKDAQSLDLGLDTQRVAGELYVDAATLIERLRTSLSVPIRLQGIDNPLLQIGPAHLQLGTTATPVRATDMYAFSLAVKLTDELKPMLRDPLQIAYVPEGQEAGPAQHYLEIAAPQNTLYAILNNEEILRKRAGASCCGSSLPYLLRVRTVKKGLLPAPLAEGAQTSFARLVSTPAQLFQATARKERAVLVYRLDPTDLRNLKLIPIPAAQLRIHTAP; translated from the coding sequence ATGAGGGAGACGGAAGCGTACCTGAACCGCGCCACCCTGGGATTGTGGGGCCAGAAGCGGCGGGACGCGCGGACGGAACTGCGCGGTGCCGTAGAGGACAAGGTGTACCGCTACCGGTTGCTGGGCCTGGGCGAGGCGGAAGCCCTGCGGGCTGCCCTGCGCGATCTGGGCAGCCCGCACGCCATCGCGCGGGACCTGAACCGGGTGCATACCCTCCCGCAAGCCGTCCGCGCCGCGCTCCTCGCCGGAGTCGCTACCCTGCTCGGCGTGCAGGCGCTGGCGCAGGTGCCGACGGTGCGGGCCGTTCCCGATCCCCGGATACAAACCTGCACCTATGACGAGGCGTTTCTGAAACAGCTTCCTCAGAAGGACGCCGACGACCTGCGCAGGAGGCTGGCGCAACCCGGGGGACGCGCCGCTCTGGAAGCCGAGTGTCGCGCCCACGTTTCCCCCACCCCGGCCAACCATCTCCTGCTGCTCTCTGACCTGATCGCCGCCCTCAGAACTGGGGGCGTCACGGTCAAGACCATTGCCGACACCCGCCTGGAGCTGGGATTCCCCGGGGAAAAGGACGCCCAGAGCCTGGACCTCGGGCTGGACACTCAACGAGTGGCTGGAGAGCTTTACGTTGACGCCGCAACGTTGATTGAACGCCTACGGACCTCCCTCAGCGTTCCCATCCGCCTGCAAGGCATCGACAACCCTCTGCTGCAAATCGGCCCGGCTCACCTGCAATTGGGCACCACAGCCACACCCGTGCGGGCGACGGACATGTATGCCTTCTCGCTGGCTGTCAAATTGACCGACGAACTCAAGCCCATGCTGCGTGATCCCCTCCAAATTGCATACGTTCCAGAGGGGCAGGAGGCGGGTCCTGCTCAGCACTACCTGGAGATAGCCGCCCCCCAGAACACCCTGTACGCAATCCTGAACAACGAGGAAATCCTTCGAAAGAGGGCCGGGGCAAGCTGCTGTGGTTCTTCCCTTCCCTACCTCTTGCGTGTCCGAACGGTGAAAAAGGGCCTCCTCCCGGCACCACTGGCTGAGGGCGCCCAGACCTCCTTCGCCCGCCTGGTCAGCACCCCAGCCCAACTCTTCCAGGCCACCGCACGCAAGGAACGCGCTGTACTCGTCTACCGGCTGGACCCCACTGATCTGCGGAACCTCAAACTGATCCCCATTCCCGCCGCCCAGTTAAGGATTCATACGGCGCCCTGA
- a CDS encoding PadR family transcriptional regulator translates to MDAQQLKGHLDLLLLATLEQGPRYGGQIIADVQASTDGYFTLREGTLYPALHRLEKAGWIRGEFQLLPRGGSPVKVYALTPGGQEELRRQRERYERFSAAVRGVIGSQA, encoded by the coding sequence ATGGACGCCCAGCAGCTCAAAGGCCACCTCGACCTGCTTTTGCTCGCCACCCTGGAACAGGGGCCGCGGTACGGAGGACAGATCATCGCCGACGTACAGGCGAGCACGGACGGGTACTTCACCCTGCGGGAGGGCACCCTGTACCCCGCCCTGCACCGCCTGGAAAAGGCCGGATGGATCAGGGGCGAGTTCCAGCTCCTCCCGCGGGGGGGCAGCCCGGTCAAGGTGTACGCCCTGACCCCGGGCGGCCAGGAGGAACTGCGCCGCCAGCGCGAACGCTACGAACGCTTCAGTGCCGCCGTGCGCGGCGTGATCGGGAGCCAGGCATGA
- a CDS encoding antibiotic biosynthesis monooxygenase family protein, giving the protein MTPRPQVHYTEVRGDQAEDALRVFLNALPALPGFLGAELLVSPAQPGLALVASRWAGQAPPLPLPAGARAWVFEVLEAR; this is encoded by the coding sequence GTGACGCCAAGGCCCCAGGTCCATTACACCGAAGTTCGCGGCGATCAGGCCGAGGACGCCCTGCGCGTCTTCCTGAACGCCCTGCCCGCCCTGCCGGGCTTCCTGGGCGCCGAACTCCTGGTCAGCCCTGCCCAGCCGGGCCTGGCCCTGGTGGCGAGCCGCTGGGCGGGCCAGGCACCGCCCCTCCCCCTGCCTGCGGGGGCGCGGGCCTGGGTCTTTGAGGTTCTGGAAGCGCGGTAG
- a CDS encoding peptidoglycan DD-metalloendopeptidase family protein: MNSPLIQSPARSSTRVAPARHLLATGILVLAGLASAATNYRVRSGDNLTVIAKRAGISISALKAANPRLRNADHVEAGQVLRIPNRQLPGQAHRVKSGENLTVIAHRYGFTLSQLLRANPGIDAGRPLRAGVVVQIPGRNVAARLPSAASRTPAARSAGRPAQGATVRTASIRVSAVPSSSGWLWPVSGYRYVSSGFGERNIDGDHEMHYGVDIVAPEGTTVRAARSGRVLESRADFERGWGWTIVIEHPDGWITRYAHLSANLARAGDRVVRGQVIGRVGNTGRSTGPHLHFGTYLRWNPKDPLKLYGE; the protein is encoded by the coding sequence GTGAATTCCCCTCTCATCCAGAGCCCGGCCAGGTCGAGCACGCGGGTGGCCCCGGCCCGGCATCTGCTGGCCACCGGGATACTTGTCCTGGCGGGCCTGGCGAGCGCCGCGACGAACTACCGAGTGCGTTCCGGCGACAACCTGACCGTGATAGCGAAACGCGCGGGCATCAGCATCTCGGCGCTCAAGGCCGCGAACCCGCGGCTGCGAAATGCCGACCATGTCGAGGCCGGGCAGGTGCTGCGAATTCCCAACCGGCAGCTCCCGGGGCAGGCGCACCGGGTGAAGAGCGGGGAGAACCTGACCGTTATCGCGCACCGCTACGGCTTCACCCTCTCGCAACTGCTGCGTGCCAACCCGGGGATCGACGCGGGGCGCCCGCTGCGGGCCGGGGTGGTCGTTCAGATCCCCGGGCGCAACGTGGCCGCGCGGCTGCCGAGCGCGGCGAGCCGGACCCCGGCGGCCAGGAGCGCGGGCCGTCCCGCCCAGGGGGCGACCGTCCGCACCGCGTCCATCCGGGTGTCCGCGGTTCCCTCATCATCGGGGTGGCTGTGGCCGGTATCCGGGTACAGGTACGTGAGCAGCGGCTTCGGCGAGCGCAATATCGACGGGGACCACGAGATGCACTACGGGGTGGACATCGTGGCGCCCGAGGGAACGACTGTCCGGGCAGCCCGCTCGGGCCGGGTGCTGGAATCCCGCGCCGACTTCGAGAGGGGCTGGGGCTGGACCATCGTGATTGAACACCCGGACGGCTGGATCACCCGCTACGCGCACCTCAGCGCCAACCTCGCCCGCGCGGGCGACCGGGTGGTGCGCGGGCAGGTCATCGGCCGGGTGGGCAACACAGGCCGCAGCACCGGGCCGCACCTGCATTTCGGCACCTACCTGCGCTGGAACCCGAAAGACCCCCTCAAGCTGTACGGCGAGTGA
- the truA gene encoding tRNA pseudouridine(38-40) synthase TruA — MTSPPAYAPPPGLRRLRLLLAWDGASFAGWQAQANAPSVQATLHAALVRLGGEGVARPVAAGRTDAGVHAAAMPAHVDVPGEFRIPVEKLARALNAHLPPSVAVLEAGPAPPGFHARFSCTERRYTYLLLAAPQRHPLWAGRALHVPGPLDVPAMNAAAARLIGTHDFAAFATQEDRQTVRELRALEIRPGPPVPGGGIREVHVAGESFLRHMVRGLVGTLLLVGQGKLGEEDVADILAGRERARAGANVPAHGLMFVGASYDSPARTM; from the coding sequence ATGACCTCGCCCCCCGCCTACGCCCCGCCCCCCGGACTGAGGCGCCTGCGTCTGCTGCTCGCCTGGGACGGCGCGAGTTTTGCCGGGTGGCAGGCCCAGGCGAATGCACCCAGCGTGCAGGCCACCCTCCACGCGGCCCTCGTGCGCCTCGGCGGGGAGGGCGTGGCCCGGCCAGTTGCGGCAGGCCGCACCGATGCGGGCGTTCACGCGGCGGCGATGCCCGCCCACGTGGACGTGCCTGGGGAGTTCCGTATCCCGGTGGAGAAACTCGCCCGAGCGCTGAATGCCCATCTGCCGCCCAGCGTCGCCGTGCTGGAGGCGGGGCCAGCTCCCCCCGGCTTTCACGCCCGCTTCTCCTGCACCGAGCGGCGATACACCTACCTGCTCCTGGCCGCGCCGCAGCGTCACCCGCTATGGGCCGGACGGGCGCTTCACGTGCCCGGCCCGCTCGACGTACCCGCCATGAATGCCGCCGCCGCCCGCCTCATCGGCACCCACGACTTCGCCGCCTTCGCCACGCAGGAAGACCGGCAGACGGTGCGGGAACTGCGCGCCCTGGAGATTCGGCCCGGCCCCCCCGTTCCTGGCGGCGGAATCCGGGAAGTCCACGTCGCGGGCGAGAGTTTCCTGCGTCACATGGTCCGGGGACTGGTCGGCACCCTGCTCCTCGTCGGCCAGGGCAAGCTGGGGGAGGAGGACGTGGCGGACATCCTCGCCGGGCGCGAGCGGGCGCGGGCCGGGGCGAACGTGCCCGCGCATGGGCTCATGTTCGTGGGGGCGAGCTACGACTCCCCGGCGAGGACGATGTAA
- a CDS encoding class I SAM-dependent methyltransferase: MRRPSPSHRSDLPHSREWYARLARELGEYRHPWTRVLGGPDPELTFDALLLEHLTPETRVLEAGCGHGPDAARFGPSCARWVAYDREPELLALARQNAPQAEFHLWDGKSEVPEALRGPFDLIVSRRGPTSVIPHLPTAAAAGARFLYVGPRLDVPRVPERLRAIGWAVLGEWRVSVRAWAPTWEDWRLRCEFMGETARRGDWEAEVTPRGLSYREERYIVLAGES; the protein is encoded by the coding sequence GTGAGGCGCCCATCCCCTTCCCACCGCTCCGACCTTCCCCATTCCCGCGAGTGGTACGCCCGGCTGGCCCGCGAGCTGGGTGAGTACCGTCACCCCTGGACACGGGTGCTGGGCGGCCCTGACCCGGAGCTGACCTTCGACGCGCTGCTGCTGGAGCATCTGACGCCCGAAACACGGGTGCTGGAGGCGGGGTGCGGGCATGGGCCGGACGCGGCGAGGTTTGGTCCGTCCTGCGCCCGCTGGGTCGCCTACGACCGTGAACCGGAACTGCTCGCACTCGCCCGGCAGAACGCCCCGCAGGCCGAGTTCCACCTCTGGGACGGCAAGAGCGAGGTTCCAGAGGCGTTGCGCGGCCCTTTCGACCTCATCGTGTCCCGGCGCGGCCCCACGAGCGTCATCCCGCACCTGCCCACGGCAGCGGCGGCGGGGGCGCGGTTCCTCTACGTGGGTCCCCGCTTGGACGTGCCGCGGGTGCCCGAACGCCTACGAGCTATCGGTTGGGCGGTGCTCGGGGAATGGAGAGTGTCCGTGCGCGCCTGGGCCCCCACCTGGGAGGATTGGCGGCTGCGCTGCGAATTCATGGGCGAGACGGCGCGGCGCGGGGACTGGGAGGCGGAAGTTACCCCACGCGGCCTCTCGTACCGGGAGGAACGTTACATCGTCCTCGCCGGGGAGTCGTAG
- a CDS encoding class I SAM-dependent methyltransferase has protein sequence MDRVAAYYGQDREHDRLTRGSNRLEFERTRELVQRFLPPSPAVVLDVGGGTGPYARWLLEAGYTVHLLDASTTHIERVRGDPSLPGLASITLGDARALPYPPGQADGVLLLGPLYHLTGREDWVRALREARRCLRSGGVLLAAAITRTASTLDGLLAGLDADERFRHMRNATLEGGPHEPPDPTLGWFTTAYFHRPEELSGELREAGFQDADLYAVEGLGNVVPDFDTLWADGERRERLLDVIRRTERDPSLFGVSAHLLAVGHAPL, from the coding sequence ATGGACAGAGTTGCGGCGTACTACGGGCAGGACCGGGAACATGACCGCTTGACGCGGGGCAGCAACCGATTGGAATTCGAGCGCACCCGGGAACTGGTGCAGCGTTTTCTGCCCCCGTCTCCTGCTGTCGTGCTCGACGTGGGCGGGGGAACTGGGCCCTATGCCCGCTGGCTGCTGGAGGCGGGCTACACGGTGCATCTGCTCGACGCCTCGACCACCCATATCGAGCGGGTGCGGGGGGACCCATCGCTGCCGGGGCTCGCCTCCATCACGCTCGGGGACGCGCGGGCCTTGCCCTATCCGCCGGGGCAGGCGGACGGGGTCCTGCTGCTGGGGCCGCTCTACCACCTCACCGGGCGGGAGGACTGGGTGCGGGCCCTGCGGGAGGCGCGGCGCTGTCTGCGTTCCGGCGGGGTGCTGCTGGCGGCAGCGATCACCCGCACGGCGAGCACGCTGGACGGCCTGCTGGCCGGGCTAGACGCCGACGAGCGTTTCCGGCACATGCGGAACGCCACGTTGGAGGGCGGCCCCCACGAGCCCCCGGACCCCACCCTGGGCTGGTTCACGACCGCGTACTTCCACCGCCCCGAGGAACTGAGCGGGGAGCTGCGGGAGGCCGGGTTCCAGGACGCCGACCTCTACGCGGTGGAGGGCCTGGGCAACGTCGTGCCCGACTTCGACACTCTCTGGGCGGACGGGGAACGCCGGGAGCGGCTGCTTGACGTGATCCGCCGGACGGAGAGGGACCCCAGCCTGTTCGGCGTCAGCGCCCACCTGCTGGCCGTGGGTCACGCCCCGCTGTGA
- the aguB gene encoding N-carbamoylputrescine amidase: MTRTPQNVNLAVIQMHMTDRLEDNVSRAEAHIRDAARQGAQVVLLPELFENLYFCQVEREDYFELAHPLEGHPFIGRFQNLAAELGVVLPLSYFERAGQAHYNSLVCIDADGSVLGNYRKTHIPDGPGYEEKYYFALGDTGFKVWRTRFGRVGVGICWDQWYPETARAMMLLGADFLLYPTAIGTEPAEVETPNNYQMWQRAMQGHAVSNSTYVGSCNRIGTERVGDLTQTYYGHTFIADYTGEIVAEFGEEDEGALTHTLNLTEARKFRAGMGFFRDRRPDLYGTLLTTDGVTRRG; this comes from the coding sequence ATGACCCGGACGCCGCAGAACGTGAACCTGGCCGTGATCCAGATGCACATGACCGACAGGCTGGAGGACAACGTGAGCCGCGCCGAGGCCCACATCCGGGACGCCGCGCGGCAGGGCGCCCAGGTTGTCCTCCTCCCCGAGCTGTTCGAGAACCTGTACTTCTGCCAGGTCGAGCGCGAGGACTACTTCGAGCTGGCGCACCCGCTGGAAGGGCACCCCTTTATCGGCCGCTTCCAGAACCTAGCCGCCGAACTCGGCGTGGTGCTGCCGCTCTCGTACTTCGAGCGGGCGGGGCAGGCGCACTACAACTCGCTGGTGTGTATCGACGCCGACGGCAGCGTGCTGGGCAACTACCGCAAGACCCACATCCCCGACGGTCCCGGCTACGAGGAGAAGTATTACTTCGCGCTGGGCGACACCGGCTTCAAGGTCTGGCGGACCCGCTTCGGGCGCGTGGGCGTGGGCATCTGCTGGGACCAGTGGTACCCGGAAACGGCCCGCGCGATGATGCTGCTGGGCGCTGACTTCCTGCTCTACCCCACCGCCATCGGCACCGAGCCCGCCGAGGTCGAGACGCCGAACAACTACCAGATGTGGCAGCGGGCCATGCAGGGCCACGCGGTCAGCAACTCCACCTACGTGGGGTCTTGCAACCGCATCGGCACCGAGCGCGTCGGCGACCTCACCCAGACGTACTACGGCCACACCTTCATCGCCGACTACACGGGCGAGATCGTGGCCGAGTTCGGCGAGGAGGACGAGGGGGCGCTGACCCACACGCTGAACCTCACCGAGGCGAGAAAGTTCCGCGCTGGGATGGGCTTTTTCCGGGATCGCCGCCCCGACCTATACGGCACGCTGCTCACGACGGATGGGGTGACGCGGCGGGGGTAA
- a CDS encoding GNAT family N-acetyltransferase: MIPLGDGYEARPISYDLYRDACARLENRIFGGTWGYAFDPPAKTPPPPGETFQWGLLHGGDLIGWHHAHQQGERTVYMADTGILPEHQGRGLYSRLLPHVLAAYRSAGYTLVTSHHRATNNRVIVPKLRAGFFLQGLNLYEGGLNVALTLSLDPTYREAMHVRSGFRQPSGEAARRLGLNVPETGADAAATIPPVPLPEVEGEGVDLGGGYTLHRVPYEVYGDVYARLEDAAYASVSFDWAEPAPFSSPEVPRYAWLIAHGGEVAGWQYSRQWDARTAYMVNTAFLPAHRSKGLYTRLLPVVLSALGAEGYRLVRSHHHATNNAVLIPKLRAGFRLQGLQVDGHGVMAVLIHAFDDVYRDYMDTRSGLTHPKGEVARRLGLHLREDEA; the protein is encoded by the coding sequence GTGATTCCCCTGGGCGACGGGTACGAGGCCCGGCCCATCTCCTACGACCTCTACCGGGATGCCTGCGCCCGGCTGGAGAACCGCATCTTCGGCGGCACCTGGGGGTACGCCTTCGACCCACCCGCCAAGACCCCACCCCCGCCCGGCGAAACCTTCCAGTGGGGCCTCCTCCACGGCGGGGACCTGATCGGCTGGCACCACGCGCACCAGCAGGGCGAGCGGACGGTCTACATGGCGGACACGGGGATTCTCCCCGAGCACCAGGGGCGGGGGCTGTACTCCCGGCTGCTCCCGCACGTCCTCGCCGCATACCGGTCCGCCGGGTACACCCTCGTGACCAGCCACCACCGGGCGACGAACAACCGGGTCATCGTCCCCAAGCTGCGCGCCGGATTCTTCCTCCAGGGCCTGAATCTGTACGAGGGCGGGTTGAACGTGGCGCTCACCCTCAGCCTGGACCCGACGTACCGGGAGGCGATGCATGTCCGCAGCGGCTTTCGGCAGCCGTCGGGCGAGGCGGCGAGGCGGCTGGGGCTGAACGTCCCGGAGACAGGAGCGGACGCGGCGGCGACCATTCCCCCCGTACCCCTGCCAGAGGTCGAGGGGGAGGGCGTGGACCTGGGCGGCGGCTACACTCTCCACCGCGTCCCCTACGAGGTCTACGGGGACGTGTACGCGCGGCTGGAGGACGCTGCCTACGCCTCGGTGTCCTTCGACTGGGCCGAACCTGCCCCGTTTTCCAGCCCGGAGGTGCCCCGCTACGCCTGGCTGATCGCGCATGGGGGCGAGGTGGCGGGCTGGCAGTATTCGCGCCAGTGGGACGCGCGGACGGCGTACATGGTGAACACGGCGTTCCTGCCCGCCCACCGCAGCAAGGGCCTCTACACCCGGCTGCTCCCGGTGGTGCTGTCCGCGCTGGGGGCCGAGGGCTACCGCCTCGTTCGCAGCCACCACCACGCGACGAACAACGCGGTGCTGATCCCCAAACTGCGCGCGGGCTTCCGCCTTCAGGGGCTCCAGGTGGATGGGCACGGCGTGATGGCCGTCCTGATCCACGCCTTCGACGACGTTTACCGCGACTACATGGACACCCGCAGCGGCCTCACCCACCCCAAAGGTGAGGTGGCCCGCCGCCTAGGGCTCCATTTAAGGGAGGATGAGGCATGA